A single genomic interval of Bacteroides sp. harbors:
- a CDS encoding Gfo/Idh/MocA family oxidoreductase, translating to MDQENKDKKDKKDKKGKASEQGSQFNRRDILKGLAAVPAFGLLGYGLIKNLGELKANRLDLLGGDDSIIPKGVPQVAGGETLRLGFVGTGGRGVYLLKALGFLHPSRIDEYSEWARTNKYWKEYMEDFYAQDHLNVRITAVCDVFDKNAQNGMEAGANLHRNGTNGDMEAPSKRYRTYQELCAAPDVDAIVIATPDHLHVPVVLEAARHGKHVYCEKPLSWTVEETFEVREVVKDTGIVFQLGHQGRQTDSYQVARSLIERDVIGKISLIEVCTNRNDPNGAWVYDIDPDANAGNIDWKQFIGPAPWHDFSLERFFRWRCWWDYSTGLSGDLFTHEYDALNQILDLGIPQSAMASGGIYFYKDGRTVPDVLNMAFEYPGLDLTLLYSATLASEKKRGKVIMGHDAYMELDETLLIMADPKSTRYAEKISQGLIEPHQPLFSYVPGQDKVDAITSPTEKYFAERGLLYTYRDGKTYDTSHLHLREWINCIRKGDGSQPSCDIDQAFEEAITAHMGTISYHEGRKAHWDSVNEQIV from the coding sequence ATGGATCAGGAAAACAAGGATAAAAAGGATAAAAAAGATAAAAAGGGTAAGGCCTCTGAGCAAGGTAGTCAGTTTAACCGGCGTGACATTCTGAAAGGGCTGGCTGCAGTTCCGGCATTCGGGCTATTGGGATATGGACTGATCAAGAATCTTGGGGAATTGAAAGCAAACCGTCTGGATTTGCTGGGCGGGGATGATTCCATCATTCCCAAAGGGGTCCCCCAGGTAGCGGGGGGCGAAACCCTGCGGCTGGGGTTCGTCGGCACCGGGGGTCGCGGCGTTTACCTCCTCAAGGCGCTTGGCTTTCTGCATCCCTCACGGATTGATGAGTACTCGGAATGGGCCAGGACCAACAAGTACTGGAAGGAATATATGGAGGATTTTTATGCCCAGGATCACCTCAATGTAAGGATCACGGCGGTTTGCGATGTGTTTGATAAAAACGCGCAAAACGGAATGGAGGCAGGGGCCAATCTGCACCGCAATGGCACAAATGGTGATATGGAGGCTCCATCAAAAAGATACAGGACCTACCAGGAACTTTGTGCTGCTCCCGATGTGGATGCCATTGTTATTGCCACGCCCGATCATCTTCATGTACCGGTTGTCCTGGAGGCCGCCCGTCACGGCAAGCACGTTTATTGCGAAAAACCACTTTCGTGGACCGTGGAAGAGACCTTCGAAGTGCGGGAAGTAGTGAAGGATACGGGCATTGTATTCCAGCTGGGACACCAGGGAAGACAGACCGACAGTTACCAGGTGGCCAGGTCGCTCATCGAGCGGGATGTGATCGGGAAAATCTCGCTCATAGAGGTTTGTACCAACCGAAACGACCCTAACGGCGCCTGGGTGTACGACATTGACCCCGATGCCAATGCAGGCAATATCGACTGGAAACAGTTCATTGGCCCGGCGCCCTGGCACGACTTTAGTCTGGAACGCTTCTTTCGCTGGCGCTGCTGGTGGGATTACAGCACCGGACTGAGTGGCGACCTTTTTACGCACGAATACGATGCACTTAACCAGATCCTTGACTTGGGTATCCCGCAATCGGCTATGGCATCAGGAGGTATTTATTTTTATAAAGACGGACGTACCGTGCCCGATGTGCTGAATATGGCTTTTGAATATCCGGGACTCGACCTGACCCTGCTTTACAGTGCCACCCTGGCCAGCGAGAAGAAACGCGGCAAGGTGATCATGGGGCACGATGCCTATATGGAACTGGATGAGACCCTGCTGATCATGGCGGATCCAAAATCGACCCGTTACGCCGAAAAGATCAGCCAGGGGCTGATAGAACCACACCAGCCTTTGTTTTCCTACGTCCCCGGACAGGACAAGGTGGATGCCATTACCTCGCCCACCGAGAAATACTTTGCCGAAAGGGGATTGCTTTATACATACCGCGACGGCAAAACCTATGACACTTCGCATCTTCACCTGCGCGAATGGATCAACTGCATCAGGAAAGGCGACGGCTCACAGCCCAGCTGTGACATCGACCAGGCTTTCGAAGAGGCTATCACCGCCCATATGGGAACGATTTCCTATCACGAGGGACGCAAGGCGCATTGGGATTCCGTGAATGAACAAATCGTATGA
- a CDS encoding DoxX subfamily: MEYTKGKLFWLVLLRMAIGWHFFYEGMVKVLNPAWTAKAYLMDSGGFLKPFFEWIAFNPSLLAVSDFINAWGLALIGFFLLLGWLVKPAAIGGMILLGLYYFSHPPFPGIEYLFPVDGSYFVIDKTLVELLALGVVLSFPTAHLVGLERLLKKSGTFSSKSYGSGKQG, encoded by the coding sequence ATGGAATACACGAAAGGTAAATTGTTCTGGTTGGTCTTGCTGAGGATGGCGATTGGCTGGCATTTCTTTTATGAGGGGATGGTGAAGGTGCTGAATCCGGCCTGGACCGCCAAGGCCTATCTGATGGATTCAGGTGGGTTTTTGAAGCCTTTCTTTGAATGGATCGCCTTCAACCCATCGTTGCTGGCAGTGAGCGATTTTATCAATGCCTGGGGGCTGGCCCTGATCGGGTTTTTCCTGCTGCTGGGCTGGCTGGTAAAACCTGCTGCCATTGGGGGGATGATCCTGCTGGGCTTGTATTATTTCTCACACCCGCCATTTCCGGGCATAGAATATCTTTTCCCTGTGGATGGCAGTTACTTTGTCATTGACAAGACCCTCGTGGAACTGTTGGCTCTTGGGGTGGTGCTTAGTTTTCCAACAGCTCACCTTGTGGGGCTTGAAAGGTTGTTAAAGAAATCAGGAACATTTTCTTCAAAATCATATGGATCAGGAAAACAAGGATAA
- a CDS encoding family 20 glycosylhydrolase gives MKTLFKNPLPFLLLILMVMISCQRNIFPGENDFAIEWEVISNQHSERPAVKARFLVTNNSQLTLTDDNWTLYYNQSPRGVIGADEASGVLLEHINGDWYRILPLEGFSLKPGEQIEIIYECEAWWIKEADAPKGLYFVFNGEEGEEKIVEVKQYTILPFLRPEQSNRHNIDSTPLPTPELVYGENSKAFLIPEDELLPIIPSPLSVQGSGEHIILDNPLTISYEVGLEEEAHWLSNMIENHTGQSIRILEPTSSAQASVVLSLDDFEIQGKTTEGYRLEVSDDQVIRIEGNDRAGVFYGMQSLVALLPVEVILKETDEISLPVIRIEDAPRFGYRGLHIDVSRNFQKKENILKVIDLMAFYKLNVLHFHLTDDEGWRLEIPALPELTEVGSKRGHTTIDAPALHPAYGSGPFADATDSWGNGYYSREDYLEILRYATQRHIQIIPEINMPGHSRAAIKAMEARYEKFMAEGKEDAANEFRLIDPEETSEYYTAQSFRDNVVNVARESAYHFLETVLDEVIAMYEEADAPLDIVNIGGDEVPGGAWTQSPMVDALIKEKGLTGAHENMQAYFSGRALEIFKERNLKMAGWEEMAMIRDENGRHVVNPALAGGHVIPNAWNSLWGQQDLAYRFANAGYPVILSHVTNFYFDLAYNKDPKEPGLYWGGFVKTRDAWHYSPFNVFTTNLRDNMGNAVDPEIAYASMERLKPEARANILGIQAQLWAETIFGPEMMEYYLLPKLIGLSETVWGAERIWENNPDPVSRAQQVEAGWNIFANTLARRELPRLSRLFGGFNYRIPLPGAIIQDGKLQANVEFPGLVIRYTFDGQDPSLESEEYTGPVEVNAPVVKLRAFDHSGKGSRVVEIKSEE, from the coding sequence ATGAAAACCCTCTTTAAAAACCCCTTGCCATTCTTGCTTCTCATCCTGATGGTCATGATTTCCTGCCAAAGAAATATATTCCCGGGTGAAAACGATTTTGCCATTGAATGGGAAGTGATCAGTAACCAGCATTCAGAAAGGCCGGCTGTTAAAGCCCGTTTTCTGGTTACTAATAATAGCCAGCTCACTTTGACCGATGACAACTGGACGCTTTACTACAATCAATCGCCAAGAGGAGTGATCGGCGCAGACGAGGCCTCCGGGGTTTTGCTTGAGCACATCAACGGCGACTGGTATCGGATTCTCCCCCTTGAAGGGTTTTCGCTGAAGCCTGGCGAGCAAATCGAAATCATTTATGAATGTGAAGCCTGGTGGATCAAGGAGGCGGATGCCCCGAAAGGACTTTACTTTGTTTTCAATGGAGAGGAAGGGGAAGAAAAGATCGTGGAAGTGAAACAATATACCATATTGCCTTTCCTGCGGCCAGAGCAGAGCAACAGACATAATATTGACAGCACCCCCTTGCCCACGCCGGAACTGGTTTATGGGGAAAACAGCAAGGCCTTCCTGATTCCTGAAGATGAGCTTTTGCCCATTATCCCCAGCCCTTTGTCAGTGCAAGGGAGTGGAGAACACATTATTCTTGACAACCCCCTGACCATTTCCTATGAAGTTGGACTGGAGGAAGAAGCGCATTGGCTTTCCAATATGATAGAAAATCATACGGGTCAGTCCATCCGCATTCTGGAACCCACTTCCAGTGCCCAGGCTTCCGTTGTTCTTTCGCTCGATGATTTTGAGATCCAGGGGAAAACAACAGAGGGCTATCGCCTCGAAGTGAGCGATGATCAGGTCATTCGCATTGAAGGCAACGACCGTGCAGGCGTGTTTTATGGGATGCAGAGCCTGGTGGCCCTGCTTCCGGTGGAAGTGATTTTGAAAGAAACCGATGAAATTTCTCTGCCGGTAATCCGCATCGAAGATGCCCCCCGCTTTGGTTACCGCGGGTTGCACATTGACGTGTCGCGCAACTTCCAGAAAAAGGAAAATATTCTGAAGGTGATCGACTTAATGGCCTTTTACAAATTGAACGTATTGCACTTTCACCTGACTGACGACGAAGGCTGGCGGCTTGAAATCCCTGCTCTCCCCGAACTGACGGAAGTGGGCAGTAAGCGCGGGCACACCACGATAGATGCCCCTGCACTGCATCCGGCCTATGGATCAGGTCCGTTTGCGGATGCTACCGACAGTTGGGGCAATGGATACTATTCCCGTGAAGATTACCTTGAGATCCTGAGATATGCCACCCAAAGGCATATCCAGATCATCCCCGAGATCAATATGCCGGGGCATTCGCGGGCAGCCATCAAGGCCATGGAGGCACGTTATGAGAAGTTCATGGCTGAAGGCAAGGAGGACGCTGCCAACGAATTCCGCCTGATAGACCCTGAAGAAACCTCAGAATATTACACGGCCCAGAGCTTCAGGGACAACGTGGTGAATGTGGCCCGCGAGTCTGCCTATCATTTCCTGGAAACCGTTCTCGATGAAGTCATCGCCATGTACGAAGAAGCCGATGCGCCACTCGACATTGTTAACATTGGCGGGGATGAAGTGCCTGGCGGGGCTTGGACCCAATCCCCCATGGTGGATGCACTGATCAAAGAGAAAGGACTGACAGGCGCCCACGAAAACATGCAAGCCTATTTCTCGGGGCGTGCCCTCGAGATTTTCAAGGAAAGAAATCTAAAAATGGCAGGTTGGGAAGAAATGGCCATGATCAGGGATGAGAACGGGAGGCATGTGGTGAATCCTGCCCTGGCTGGCGGGCATGTTATTCCTAACGCCTGGAACAGCCTCTGGGGTCAGCAGGACCTGGCCTATCGCTTTGCCAATGCTGGTTATCCTGTGATTCTGAGTCACGTCACCAACTTTTATTTCGATCTGGCCTATAACAAAGACCCTAAAGAGCCTGGCCTTTACTGGGGTGGTTTCGTGAAGACCCGCGATGCCTGGCATTACAGCCCTTTCAACGTGTTCACAACCAACCTTCGCGACAATATGGGGAATGCGGTGGATCCCGAAATTGCCTATGCTTCAATGGAACGCCTGAAGCCTGAAGCCCGTGCCAACATCCTGGGCATCCAGGCACAACTGTGGGCTGAAACCATTTTCGGCCCGGAAATGATGGAATATTATCTCCTGCCCAAGCTGATCGGACTGTCTGAAACGGTCTGGGGGGCAGAAAGGATTTGGGAAAATAATCCCGACCCAGTTTCGCGTGCCCAGCAGGTGGAAGCTGGCTGGAATATTTTTGCCAATACCCTGGCCAGGCGTGAATTGCCCAGGCTTTCGAGGCTTTTTGGAGGTTTTAATTACCGCATTCCCCTGCCCGGAGCCATCATTCAGGATGGGAAACTGCAGGCCAATGTCGAATTTCCCGGGCTGGTGATCCGATATACCTTCGATGGACAGGATCCTTCCCTCGAGTCGGAAGAATACACTGGTCCCGTTGAGGTAAATGCTCCTGTCGTAAAGCTCAGGGCATTCGACCACTCAGGAAAGGGAAGCAGGGTGGTGGAAATAAAAAGTGAAGAATGA
- a CDS encoding prolyl oligopeptidase family serine peptidase encodes MITTRFRILAIFSVIFFLPFAESFGQRTGNIVEYFGKDRVENTEEGIILHQFSLGLALRESVRPAVLTGGEDVVAWQIATGRFERPFEGQKLKDSYKNESVELVWEAIEADTAGTFSGNLGRSWVYMELESPEELSVLLDAKGHTVTYINGMPHEGDHYDFGYTLIPFTLKKGLNQFLFSHGRFARVSAKIVLPSQEVLFSQRDKTLPALIRGEKDAKWGAIRVVNSGHETLKDFSITCQLRSGESLTTPMDEVIAMTSRKVKFQVPAPRRYTRTDKLAATLILMDAAGNEVHRAEMELNQQDISRHHERTFVSNIDGSVQYYSVAPSTSNQPGQAFVLSTHGASVEATNQTRAYKQKDWAHIVAPTNRRPFGFNWEEWGRMDAMEVMENARKIYPTDPARTYLTGHSMGGHGSWFLGATYPDRFAAVGPAAGYADIIGYRRSASDSLRARNPHFEMIYRGAMPGRTLNLIRNYLQSGMYVLHGDADMVVPVEQARMMRERLGTFHNNFSYHEQIGATHWDGDHSMDWPLLFDFLKQNTIPAVKDVNHIEFRTASPAVSASNYWVVVNQQTRHYEVSTVDLKRTQDTIAGTLDNIRNITLKLSQLEFQNNPVILIGDQVIEAEKGQDVTLAHKNGRWAISTLPEPAEKHPTRYGGFKLAFTNHMVFVYATGGSPEENEWYRNKARYDAETFLYRGNGSIDIVADTDFSLAAFADRNVILYGNAQNNKAWSLLLKDAPVQVETGMIHFGPYSLRGHDLAAYFLYPRPDSEYASVGVVAGTGIEGMKALAPNNYFSGITGFPDLMIFSTEWLRSGLEGIIVSGFFGNDWSVENGDFRMN; translated from the coding sequence ATGATAACAACCCGCTTCAGGATCTTAGCCATTTTTTCCGTTATCTTCTTTTTGCCGTTCGCCGAAAGTTTTGGGCAGCGAACCGGAAATATCGTTGAATATTTTGGAAAGGACCGTGTGGAAAATACCGAAGAAGGCATTATCCTCCACCAGTTTTCCTTGGGACTTGCTCTGAGGGAATCTGTCCGCCCGGCCGTTTTGACCGGTGGAGAGGATGTGGTGGCCTGGCAAATTGCCACAGGACGGTTCGAAAGACCTTTTGAAGGACAAAAGCTGAAGGACAGCTATAAAAATGAATCCGTTGAACTGGTATGGGAAGCCATAGAAGCGGATACAGCAGGCACTTTCAGCGGCAACCTGGGGAGGTCGTGGGTCTATATGGAACTGGAATCCCCCGAGGAGCTGAGCGTGTTACTCGATGCCAAGGGCCATACGGTTACTTATATCAATGGGATGCCCCACGAAGGCGATCATTACGATTTTGGATATACGCTTATTCCCTTCACTTTAAAAAAGGGGCTGAACCAGTTCCTGTTCTCCCATGGGAGGTTTGCCCGCGTCAGCGCAAAGATCGTCTTGCCTTCACAGGAGGTCCTTTTCTCGCAAAGGGACAAAACCTTGCCAGCCCTCATCAGGGGTGAAAAAGATGCCAAATGGGGCGCCATAAGGGTGGTCAACAGCGGACATGAAACCCTGAAAGATTTTTCCATTACCTGCCAGCTGCGTTCCGGAGAAAGCCTTACCACACCAATGGACGAGGTCATTGCGATGACTTCCCGCAAAGTTAAGTTCCAGGTGCCTGCCCCGCGACGATACACCCGTACCGACAAGCTGGCAGCCACCCTGATCCTCATGGATGCCGCAGGCAATGAGGTTCACCGGGCAGAGATGGAATTGAATCAGCAGGATATAAGCCGTCACCACGAGCGAACCTTTGTTAGCAACATCGACGGCAGCGTGCAGTATTACAGTGTTGCGCCCTCAACCTCCAACCAGCCAGGTCAGGCCTTTGTTCTCTCGACCCACGGCGCATCGGTGGAAGCCACCAACCAGACCCGTGCCTATAAACAAAAGGACTGGGCACACATCGTAGCCCCCACCAACCGCAGGCCCTTTGGCTTTAACTGGGAGGAATGGGGGCGAATGGATGCAATGGAAGTGATGGAAAACGCCAGGAAAATATACCCCACCGACCCGGCCAGAACTTACCTGACAGGGCATTCCATGGGGGGACACGGCAGCTGGTTCCTGGGTGCCACCTATCCCGACCGTTTTGCCGCCGTTGGTCCTGCGGCAGGCTATGCCGACATCATTGGCTACCGCCGCAGTGCTTCCGATTCGCTGCGGGCCAGAAACCCCCACTTTGAAATGATTTACCGGGGCGCCATGCCCGGGCGTACGCTCAACCTGATCCGCAATTACCTGCAATCGGGGATGTATGTCCTTCACGGCGATGCCGATATGGTTGTCCCTGTCGAGCAGGCCCGCATGATGCGTGAGCGCCTGGGAACTTTCCACAACAACTTCAGCTACCACGAGCAAATTGGAGCCACCCACTGGGATGGCGACCATTCGATGGACTGGCCCCTGCTTTTCGATTTTCTGAAACAAAACACCATTCCTGCAGTGAAGGATGTGAACCACATTGAGTTTCGCACCGCTTCGCCAGCCGTGTCGGCCAGCAACTATTGGGTGGTGGTCAACCAGCAGACCAGGCATTATGAGGTCAGCACCGTTGACTTGAAACGCACTCAGGATACCATTGCAGGGACCCTTGACAACATCAGGAACATCACCCTGAAATTGTCTCAGCTGGAATTTCAAAACAATCCCGTTATCTTAATCGGCGACCAGGTGATTGAAGCTGAAAAAGGCCAGGATGTTACCCTGGCTCATAAAAACGGTCGCTGGGCTATCAGCACGCTCCCGGAACCGGCAGAAAAGCATCCTACGCGTTATGGCGGGTTCAAGCTGGCCTTTACCAACCATATGGTCTTTGTATATGCCACTGGCGGAAGTCCGGAAGAAAATGAATGGTACCGGAATAAAGCCCGCTATGATGCCGAGACTTTCCTTTATCGCGGCAATGGCTCCATCGACATCGTGGCCGATACCGACTTTTCCCTCGCTGCTTTTGCTGACCGCAATGTGATCCTTTATGGCAATGCCCAGAACAACAAGGCCTGGAGTCTGCTGTTGAAGGATGCTCCCGTACAGGTAGAAACCGGGATGATTCATTTCGGGCCTTACAGCCTCAGGGGCCACGACCTAGCCGCCTACTTTCTCTATCCCCGGCCCGACAGTGAGTATGCAAGCGTGGGTGTGGTGGCAGGAACTGGCATAGAAGGGATGAAAGCCCTGGCGCCCAATAATTATTTCTCGGGCATCACCGGCTTCCCCGACCTGATGATATTCAGCACCGAATGGCTCCGCTCAGGATTGGAAGGCATCATAGTCAGCGGATTCTTTGGCAACGACTGGAGCGTTGAGAACGGCGATTTCAGAATGAACTAA
- a CDS encoding carbohydrate-binding family 9-like protein → MRNLLFFLTLLILSESTFSQKILFEAFPRTYVAYRTSQKLFLDGRLDEADWQAVPWTEDFTDIEGSLKPSPFLQTRVKMLWDENYFYIAAELEEPHLWATYTERESIIFHENNFEVFIDPKGDTHNYYELEINALGTVWDLMLLKPYRNGGQPISAWDVAGFKYGIELRGTLNDPTDRDTLWTVEMAFPWKVLKEAAPGKRPPRAGDQWRINFSRVQWQIEAVEGLYQKVIKTETGLPYPEYNWVWSPQGVIDMHRPESWGYVQFSALKAGEGKEAFNIHQDEYLKFVLRELYYRQHNFFWEHQRYARSLEELNPDDLEFFAPYPVAFDVAQTRFRLSLPSTDGTSYWHISEDSRLWKTNNPFEERGMFY, encoded by the coding sequence TTGAGAAATTTGCTGTTCTTTCTTACCCTTCTTATTCTTTCAGAAAGCACCTTTTCGCAGAAGATTCTGTTTGAAGCCTTTCCGAGAACTTATGTGGCATACCGGACAAGCCAAAAACTTTTCCTGGACGGCCGGCTGGATGAAGCGGACTGGCAGGCCGTGCCCTGGACCGAAGACTTCACCGACATTGAAGGCAGCCTGAAGCCGTCCCCCTTTCTGCAAACCCGGGTGAAGATGCTCTGGGATGAAAACTATTTCTACATCGCCGCCGAACTGGAGGAGCCTCACCTCTGGGCTACCTATACAGAAAGGGAATCCATCATTTTTCACGAGAACAACTTTGAAGTGTTCATTGACCCCAAGGGAGATACCCACAACTATTATGAGTTGGAGATCAATGCTCTGGGCACGGTTTGGGATCTGATGCTCCTAAAACCCTATCGCAATGGCGGCCAACCCATCAGCGCCTGGGATGTGGCCGGATTCAAATATGGCATAGAGCTCAGGGGCACCCTCAATGACCCCACAGACCGCGATACCCTGTGGACCGTGGAAATGGCCTTCCCCTGGAAGGTATTGAAAGAAGCTGCTCCCGGAAAGCGCCCTCCCCGGGCAGGCGATCAGTGGCGCATCAATTTCTCCAGGGTGCAGTGGCAAATCGAAGCCGTCGAGGGACTGTACCAGAAGGTCATCAAAACCGAAACAGGCCTGCCTTATCCCGAATACAACTGGGTATGGTCGCCGCAAGGAGTCATCGACATGCACCGTCCCGAATCCTGGGGCTATGTGCAGTTCTCCGCATTAAAGGCCGGGGAGGGCAAAGAAGCCTTCAACATCCATCAAGATGAATACCTGAAGTTTGTCCTGCGCGAACTGTATTATCGCCAGCATAATTTCTTCTGGGAACACCAGCGTTATGCCCGGAGCCTTGAAGAACTGAATCCTGACGACCTGGAATTCTTTGCCCCCTACCCTGTCGCTTTTGATGTAGCCCAAACCCGCTTCAGGCTTTCACTTCCGTCAACCGACGGGACTTCCTACTGGCACATCAGTGAGGACAGCCGGTTATGGAAAACCAATAATCCATTTGAAGAAAGGGGAATGTTTTATTAA
- a CDS encoding peptide-N-glycosidase F-related protein, which yields MKRFYSLSLLILFASPLLFSSCDKKEDDEDQKPVIHTVNTFQSVRHAFGGEFSQAHEGTFNFPADPTKVEKIRMFIKLRCPDGGCNAWDVFANIKVWDNDSETWFEIGRYITPYGVDNVQRPQGFIVDVTDFKSLLAGEVSLRSFVETWGSDGWLVTVDFEVTEGNPDYPYYAVQNVLDYAQHSLHGVPYGEEHDFVLQKTIGIPANAVETCLRTIITGWGHATPLDPGGRGCAEWCFRTHQVAINGEAMFDHDMGPMGCGQNAVQPQYGNWTPDRAGWCPGMEVPVRKDLFADPMNGQSFTFNYEFQEWENNFQSTADNPHAYYALTTFVVVKSNEPIQKPSVN from the coding sequence ATGAAAAGATTCTATTCCTTAAGCCTGCTTATACTTTTCGCTTCGCCCTTGCTATTTTCGTCCTGCGACAAGAAAGAGGATGATGAAGATCAAAAGCCAGTCATTCATACCGTAAATACCTTTCAGTCGGTCAGGCACGCCTTTGGTGGCGAATTTAGTCAGGCCCACGAAGGCACATTCAATTTCCCGGCAGATCCCACAAAAGTGGAAAAGATCAGGATGTTCATCAAGCTCAGGTGTCCCGACGGGGGTTGTAATGCCTGGGATGTCTTTGCCAACATCAAGGTTTGGGACAATGATTCAGAAACCTGGTTCGAAATTGGGCGCTACATCACGCCTTACGGGGTTGACAATGTCCAAAGGCCCCAGGGCTTCATTGTAGATGTCACCGATTTCAAATCACTTCTCGCCGGGGAGGTCAGTCTGCGTTCTTTTGTTGAGACCTGGGGCAGTGATGGCTGGCTGGTCACGGTCGATTTTGAGGTGACCGAGGGCAATCCCGATTATCCCTATTATGCCGTTCAAAACGTGCTGGACTATGCCCAGCATTCGCTGCACGGCGTTCCCTATGGGGAAGAACATGATTTTGTGCTGCAAAAGACCATAGGCATTCCTGCCAATGCTGTAGAAACCTGCCTGCGGACCATCATCACCGGATGGGGGCACGCCACCCCGCTGGACCCTGGTGGCAGGGGCTGCGCCGAATGGTGTTTCCGCACCCACCAAGTAGCTATCAATGGCGAGGCCATGTTTGATCACGATATGGGTCCCATGGGTTGCGGGCAGAATGCCGTTCAGCCACAATATGGCAACTGGACTCCCGATCGCGCCGGTTGGTGTCCGGGGATGGAAGTGCCCGTCAGGAAAGATCTCTTCGCAGACCCTATGAACGGCCAAAGCTTTACCTTTAATTATGAATTCCAGGAGTGGGAAAACAACTTCCAATCTACTGCTGATAATCCGCACGCTTATTATGCCCTGACCACTTTTGTAGTCGTAAAAAGTAATGAGCCCATTCAAAAACCCAGCGTCAATTAA
- a CDS encoding family 10 glycosylhydrolase produces the protein MHRRTFLHKAGMMGLGVAAFNVFGFACLRDDKSARWKNWVWVTPGRELDDETWLKHLETIKQSGIDGIFLQVYSSHKAWWETDRLPVEEPLLERIIALGQQTGLEVHAWMWTMINNNPDHIENHPDWYAVNGLGQPSHSDPAYVGYYRFMCPNNPGVKEFVRENVRSLASIPGVSGVHLDYVRLPDVIIAEGLQPKYNIVQDREYPEYDYCYCETCRIKFKEESGIDPLKDLEDPSANEQWRQFRYDSITSLVNDELVPQARAFNKPITAAVFPNWESVRQEWRKWHLDAYFPMLYHNFYNAKLSWIGENLERQIAQLEIKKPVYSGLFIPSLTPAELEQALDISSKSGASGACFFAFNHLTDDHLETIQRF, from the coding sequence ATGCACAGAAGGACTTTCTTACATAAAGCAGGGATGATGGGCCTGGGCGTGGCCGCATTCAACGTTTTTGGATTTGCCTGCCTCAGGGATGACAAAAGTGCCAGGTGGAAAAACTGGGTATGGGTCACGCCTGGCAGGGAGCTGGATGACGAGACTTGGCTGAAACACCTGGAGACCATCAAGCAAAGCGGAATCGACGGGATTTTCCTGCAGGTTTACAGCAGCCACAAAGCCTGGTGGGAGACAGACCGCCTGCCTGTGGAAGAGCCCTTGCTCGAACGGATAATTGCTCTGGGCCAGCAAACCGGGCTGGAAGTGCATGCCTGGATGTGGACGATGATCAATAACAACCCTGATCATATCGAGAACCATCCCGACTGGTATGCAGTGAATGGCCTGGGGCAACCCAGCCACAGCGATCCCGCTTATGTGGGCTATTACCGCTTTATGTGTCCCAACAACCCGGGCGTAAAGGAATTTGTCAGGGAAAACGTGCGCTCCCTGGCAAGTATTCCGGGCGTATCGGGGGTGCATCTCGATTATGTCAGGCTCCCTGATGTCATCATCGCTGAAGGATTGCAACCCAAATACAATATTGTTCAGGACCGCGAATACCCTGAATACGATTATTGCTATTGCGAAACTTGCCGAATCAAATTTAAGGAGGAAAGCGGCATCGACCCCCTCAAGGATTTGGAGGACCCTTCGGCAAACGAACAATGGAGGCAGTTTCGCTACGATTCCATTACGAGCCTGGTGAACGATGAGCTTGTACCCCAGGCAAGAGCTTTCAATAAACCCATTACTGCCGCCGTTTTCCCAAACTGGGAAAGTGTCAGGCAAGAATGGCGAAAGTGGCATCTTGACGCTTATTTTCCGATGCTTTACCACAACTTCTATAATGCAAAACTCTCTTGGATCGGGGAAAACCTGGAGAGGCAGATCGCTCAGCTGGAAATAAAAAAACCAGTCTATTCTGGTCTGTTTATCCCTTCGCTGACTCCTGCTGAACTGGAACAAGCCTTGGACATTTCAAGTAAATCCGGGGCTTCAGGAGCGTGCTTCTTTGCATTTAACCACCTGACTGATGACCATCTGGAAACCATTCAAAGATTCTAA